In the Flagellimonas sp. HMM57 genome, one interval contains:
- the xerD gene encoding site-specific tyrosine recombinase XerD, translating into MNWQQALQDYQNYLKIERGLSENTISSYVLDLQKLTNYLNAYEIDQTPIQISQETVQKFIYDIAKTINPRSQARIISGLKGFFGYLIFEDYRNDNPMDLIEPPKIGRKLPDTLALEEINKLIAAINLSKPEGERNRAILETLYGCGLRVSELVNLKLSDLYFDEDFIKVTGKGNKQRFVPISAINKKYINIYTNEIRNHSNIQKEHEDFLFLNRRGKQLTRAMIFTIIKRLAKEIGLEKNISPHTFRHSFATHLLENGADLRAIQQMLGHESITTTEIYVHVNRTHLVNVLNEFHPRKMK; encoded by the coding sequence ATGAACTGGCAACAAGCGTTACAGGATTACCAAAATTACCTAAAGATAGAGCGGGGACTTTCAGAAAATACAATTTCCAGCTATGTTTTGGATCTGCAAAAGTTGACGAACTATTTAAATGCTTACGAGATTGACCAAACACCTATTCAGATAAGCCAGGAAACCGTTCAAAAATTTATCTATGATATTGCCAAAACCATAAACCCGCGTTCCCAAGCACGAATCATTTCTGGATTAAAGGGATTTTTTGGTTATTTAATTTTTGAAGATTACCGGAACGACAACCCCATGGATTTAATAGAACCGCCTAAAATTGGGAGAAAACTACCCGATACACTGGCTTTAGAGGAAATCAACAAATTAATCGCGGCAATTAATTTATCCAAACCAGAAGGGGAACGCAATCGAGCCATTTTAGAGACTTTGTACGGCTGTGGTCTTAGGGTATCCGAATTAGTCAATCTTAAACTATCTGATCTTTATTTTGATGAAGATTTTATAAAAGTTACTGGAAAAGGGAATAAACAACGATTTGTGCCCATTAGCGCGATAAACAAAAAATATATCAATATTTACACGAATGAAATTAGAAACCATTCGAACATCCAAAAGGAACATGAGGATTTCCTTTTTTTAAACCGAAGAGGTAAACAACTTACAAGGGCCATGATATTTACAATTATAAAACGATTGGCGAAAGAAATCGGTCTTGAAAAGAATATAAGCCCGCATACGTTCAGACACTCCTTTGCTACGCATCTTTTGGAAAACGGCGCAGATTTACGGGCAATTCAGCAAATGCTGGGGCATGAAAGTATAACCACAACAGAAATTTATGTGCATGTCAACAGAACCCATTTGGTGAATGTCTTAAATGAGTTTCATCCCAGAAAAATGAAATAA
- a CDS encoding alpha-glucosidase yields MKQSRTWWKEGIVYQIYPRSFQDTTGNGVGDIRGIVQRLDYIKRLGVDIIWLCPVYQSPNDDNGYDISDYRNIMDEFGTMADFDELLKEMHRRDLKLVMDLVVNHTSDEHKWFQESRKSRNNPYRDYYHWWPAENGKPPKRFSYFDVDGNAWKYDEPTDSYYLHYFSVKQPDLKWENPKVRQEIYDMMHFWFKKGVDGFRMDVIPFISKDTSYPELPDEYNGNFIPFYANGPKLHDYLHEMNKEVLSKYDIMTVGETPGVDRDQALLFVDEDREELNMFFHFELMSLDRDGDEVFWMRKDPWKLTEFKKIHSDWDETFAEKGWGSMFLSNHDNPRTVSRWGNDSPEHWYNSATMLHTFLLTMKGTPYFYYGDEIGMTNIRFDDIDDYQDINTLNRYELLKQQNIDLDTFIANEKEASRDNGRTPMQWDASENAGFTKAIPWLKVHPNHKRGLNVDEQEKDKSSVLNYFKKMVQIRKDHLGLVYGDYQLLLKDNEEVYAYTRSMGSENYLILLSFSTEKATFQLENLTSANLELLISNDVSKTLKHNTSFELNPYQACVYKIT; encoded by the coding sequence ATGAAACAATCACGCACTTGGTGGAAAGAAGGAATCGTTTATCAGATATATCCTAGAAGTTTTCAAGATACCACAGGTAATGGCGTTGGGGATATTCGGGGAATCGTACAACGTTTGGACTATATAAAACGTCTAGGGGTCGATATCATCTGGCTATGTCCCGTTTATCAATCCCCCAACGATGATAATGGATATGATATTAGCGATTACCGTAACATCATGGACGAATTTGGGACCATGGCAGATTTTGATGAGTTGTTGAAAGAAATGCATAGACGTGACCTAAAACTGGTCATGGATTTGGTCGTTAACCATACCAGCGATGAGCACAAATGGTTCCAAGAATCAAGAAAGTCAAGAAATAACCCCTATAGAGATTATTACCATTGGTGGCCCGCTGAAAATGGAAAACCACCAAAGCGCTTTAGTTATTTTGATGTAGATGGAAATGCATGGAAGTATGATGAACCAACGGATAGTTACTACCTCCACTACTTCTCGGTAAAACAGCCCGACTTAAAATGGGAGAACCCCAAAGTGCGTCAAGAGATTTACGACATGATGCATTTTTGGTTCAAAAAAGGGGTGGATGGTTTTAGGATGGATGTAATTCCCTTTATTTCCAAAGATACCAGTTATCCAGAGCTTCCAGATGAATACAATGGAAACTTTATCCCTTTTTATGCCAATGGACCAAAGCTGCATGACTATTTGCATGAAATGAACAAGGAAGTATTGAGCAAATACGATATTATGACCGTGGGAGAAACCCCGGGGGTCGACAGAGACCAAGCATTATTATTTGTGGATGAAGATAGAGAAGAACTCAATATGTTTTTCCATTTTGAGCTGATGTCGCTGGACCGTGATGGGGATGAAGTGTTTTGGATGCGCAAAGACCCATGGAAGCTTACTGAATTTAAAAAAATACACTCCGATTGGGATGAGACCTTTGCGGAAAAAGGATGGGGAAGCATGTTTTTAAGTAATCATGATAATCCTCGTACCGTAAGTAGATGGGGGAATGATTCTCCAGAGCATTGGTACAATTCAGCCACTATGCTGCATACTTTTTTATTGACCATGAAAGGAACCCCATATTTCTACTATGGAGATGAAATTGGAATGACCAACATCCGTTTTGATGACATTGATGACTACCAAGACATCAACACCCTAAACCGATATGAGTTACTGAAACAGCAAAATATTGATTTGGATACGTTTATTGCCAACGAAAAAGAGGCAAGTCGCGACAATGGTAGAACCCCAATGCAGTGGGATGCATCTGAAAATGCTGGCTTTACTAAAGCTATACCCTGGCTAAAAGTACATCCCAACCATAAAAGGGGGCTAAATGTTGATGAACAGGAAAAAGATAAAAGTTCCGTATTAAATTATTTCAAAAAAATGGTTCAGATACGAAAAGACCATTTAGGTCTGGTTTATGGAGACTATCAACTATTATTAAAAGATAATGAAGAGGTCTATGCTTACACAAGAAGTATGGGTTCGGAAAACTATCTAATACTCCTTAGTTTCTCTACAGAAAAAGCAACTTTTCAATTGGAGAACTTAACTAGTGCTAATTTAGAACTTTTGATTTCTAACGATGTCAGCAAAACACTGAAACACAATACCAGTTTTGAATTGAATCCATATCAAGCCTGTGTGTATAAAATCACCTAA
- a CDS encoding NAD(P)/FAD-dependent oxidoreductase, producing MNIPQSSFPRVIIIGGGFGGIALAKKLRKKEVQVVLLDKHNYHTFQPLLYQVSTGGLEPDSIAYPIRKVIQGYPNFYFRLADVRQIDTTERKLKTNIGEISYDYLVVATGSETNFFGNENIEAKAMAMKSIPQSLNLRSLILENFEQALLTDDLHERDALMNFVIVGGGPTGVELAGALAEIKKGILPKDYPDLDTRRAQINLVQGSDRILPAMSEVASSKAEQFLESLGVNVWKDVRVTDYDGNLVSTSSDISFNSATLVWAAGVKAVNIAGLDAKELLCRGSRLKVNRFNQIEGFEEIFAVGDVAQMETEAFPHGHPMMAQPAMQQGENLGENLIRILENKPLKPFVYRDKGNMATVGRNKAVVDLPKFKFQGIFAWFVWMFVHLFFLIGFRNRVVVFINWVYNYIRFDREARLIIRPFKKIHQESS from the coding sequence ATGAATATTCCACAATCCAGTTTCCCAAGGGTCATTATCATAGGTGGTGGCTTTGGAGGTATTGCCCTTGCAAAAAAATTGAGAAAAAAAGAGGTACAGGTAGTTTTGTTGGACAAACATAATTACCATACATTTCAACCTTTATTATATCAAGTATCCACAGGAGGTTTGGAACCAGATTCCATAGCCTATCCCATTCGTAAGGTAATACAGGGATACCCTAATTTTTATTTTAGGTTGGCCGATGTTCGCCAAATCGATACAACGGAGCGCAAGCTAAAAACCAATATTGGGGAGATATCGTACGACTATCTTGTGGTGGCTACAGGTTCTGAAACGAATTTTTTTGGAAACGAAAATATTGAGGCCAAAGCTATGGCGATGAAATCTATTCCTCAGTCTTTGAATCTTCGTAGCCTTATTCTAGAGAATTTTGAACAGGCGTTATTGACCGATGATTTGCACGAGCGAGATGCGTTAATGAATTTTGTTATTGTTGGTGGTGGGCCAACTGGAGTTGAGCTGGCAGGAGCTTTAGCCGAAATAAAGAAAGGTATTTTACCAAAGGATTATCCAGATTTAGATACCAGAAGGGCACAGATAAACCTTGTACAAGGAAGTGATAGAATTCTTCCAGCCATGAGCGAGGTTGCTTCAAGCAAAGCGGAGCAATTCTTGGAAAGTCTTGGTGTTAACGTATGGAAAGACGTACGGGTAACGGATTATGATGGGAATTTGGTAAGTACCAGTTCGGATATTTCTTTTAACTCGGCGACGTTGGTATGGGCCGCTGGGGTGAAGGCCGTTAATATTGCGGGCTTGGATGCTAAGGAATTGTTATGTCGTGGCAGCCGTTTAAAAGTAAATCGATTTAACCAGATAGAAGGGTTTGAAGAAATCTTTGCAGTTGGTGATGTGGCACAAATGGAAACCGAAGCTTTCCCTCATGGTCATCCTATGATGGCACAACCTGCTATGCAACAAGGTGAAAATTTGGGTGAGAATTTAATCAGGATTTTAGAAAATAAACCCCTAAAGCCTTTTGTTTACAGGGATAAGGGGAATATGGCCACGGTTGGTAGAAACAAAGCTGTTGTAGATTTGCCCAAGTTTAAGTTTCAAGGAATTTTTGCTTGGTTCGTTTGGATGTTCGTACATCTATTTTTTCTAATTGGTTTTAGAAATAGGGTAGTGGTCTTTATCAATTGGGTGTACAATTACATTAGGTTTGACCGGGAAGCACGATTGATCATACGTCCCTTCAAAAAGATTCATCAAGAATCCAGTTGA
- a CDS encoding amidohydrolase: protein MKRILLFTITTMLSIVSCFSQKDRDIALKSLDAKAEQYGAIALEIWNLAEMGYMENESSALLQKTLSDQGFSINKGVAGIPTAFTAEYGSGYPIIAILGEYDALPGLSQQAVPEKKSAGKAAGHACGHHLFGTASTAAAIAVKDWLKSSNTSGTIRFYGCPAEEGGSGKVYMVREGLFDDVDVALHWHPSSQNAASAGAALANKSAKFRFYGTSAHAAGAPEMGRSALDGVEAMNAMVNMMREHIPQEARIHYVITDGGKAPNVVPNFAEVYYYARHNKRDVVIDIFDRMVKAAEGAALGTGTTMDYEMIGGTHELLPNLVLQKIMHDNLSEIGGITYSEEEKVFADKISTSLGYKELDMDKAKNIQPYKEEARAYGSTDVGDVSYTVPTVGMGAATWVPGTPAHSWQAVAAGGTSIGTKGMMVAAKTLTLTAMDLFKNPKTVEDAKAELEKRRGDDFKYTPLLGDRPPALDYRK from the coding sequence ATGAAAAGAATACTACTCTTTACCATTACAACAATGCTATCCATCGTTTCTTGCTTTTCACAAAAAGATAGGGACATAGCTTTAAAAAGTCTGGATGCCAAAGCAGAACAATATGGAGCTATTGCTTTAGAAATTTGGAATCTTGCTGAAATGGGATATATGGAAAATGAAAGTTCGGCCTTGTTGCAGAAAACACTTTCTGATCAAGGTTTTTCTATAAATAAAGGAGTAGCGGGTATTCCCACAGCTTTTACGGCCGAGTACGGTTCTGGATATCCCATCATTGCAATTTTGGGAGAGTACGATGCGTTGCCCGGTCTTTCCCAACAGGCAGTTCCTGAGAAAAAATCTGCTGGTAAGGCGGCTGGACATGCCTGTGGACATCATTTGTTCGGTACGGCTTCTACGGCAGCGGCAATTGCAGTGAAGGATTGGTTAAAAAGTAGTAATACGTCAGGAACTATTCGTTTTTATGGATGTCCGGCCGAAGAAGGAGGTTCTGGGAAAGTATATATGGTTAGAGAAGGGCTTTTTGATGATGTGGATGTTGCATTACACTGGCATCCTAGTTCACAAAATGCTGCGAGTGCCGGAGCTGCATTGGCCAATAAATCAGCTAAGTTTAGGTTTTATGGAACCTCAGCGCACGCTGCAGGCGCTCCAGAAATGGGTCGCTCGGCACTTGACGGAGTTGAAGCTATGAATGCCATGGTAAACATGATGCGTGAGCACATACCCCAAGAAGCAAGAATACATTATGTAATCACCGACGGCGGTAAAGCTCCAAACGTAGTTCCAAATTTTGCAGAGGTCTATTATTATGCAAGACATAATAAAAGGGATGTGGTCATCGATATTTTCGACCGAATGGTAAAAGCTGCCGAAGGAGCTGCCCTGGGAACCGGAACAACGATGGATTATGAAATGATCGGTGGCACACATGAACTCTTACCCAATCTGGTATTACAAAAAATAATGCACGATAACCTATCAGAAATAGGTGGAATAACCTATTCTGAAGAAGAGAAAGTATTTGCAGATAAAATTTCCACAAGTTTAGGATACAAAGAATTGGATATGGATAAGGCCAAAAATATTCAACCCTACAAAGAAGAAGCCCGTGCTTATGGCTCTACAGATGTTGGTGATGTAAGCTATACCGTGCCCACCGTTGGTATGGGAGCTGCTACTTGGGTTCCCGGTACTCCGGCCCATAGTTGGCAAGCCGTTGCCGCTGGCGGAACTTCCATAGGAACAAAAGGAATGATGGTTGCCGCTAAAACACTTACGTTAACTGCCATGGATCTTTTTAAAAACCCAAAAACTGTTGAGGATGCCAAGGCAGAACTGGAAAAAAGAAGAGGCGACGATTTTAAATACACTCCATTGTTAGGCGACAGACCTCCAGCACTTGACTATAGAAAGTAA
- a CDS encoding RNA polymerase sigma factor, translating to MNKELEHRFVTELENNQNIVHKVCTLYTNDRDSHNDLFQEITIQLWKAYPKFRGEAKFSTWMYRVALNTAITLYRKSKRRVQTQDYDSVIFKIKTDEYDDTEEKQLKLMYDAVKQLGDIDKALVFLYLEDKDYAEISETLGITEVNARVKMNRVKNKLRTILNP from the coding sequence GTGAATAAAGAACTGGAACATCGTTTTGTAACGGAACTTGAGAACAATCAAAATATTGTTCATAAGGTTTGTACTCTATATACTAATGATAGAGATTCCCACAACGATCTGTTCCAAGAAATCACAATTCAATTGTGGAAAGCTTATCCTAAATTTAGAGGAGAGGCAAAATTTAGTACATGGATGTACAGGGTAGCGCTAAATACTGCGATAACATTGTACAGAAAATCCAAAAGACGTGTGCAGACCCAAGACTATGATTCGGTAATTTTTAAAATAAAGACCGACGAATATGATGACACGGAAGAAAAACAGTTAAAGCTGATGTACGATGCAGTAAAACAACTGGGAGATATAGATAAAGCTTTGGTCTTTCTTTATTTGGAAGACAAAGACTATGCTGAAATATCAGAAACATTAGGAATTACAGAAGTGAACGCTAGGGTTAAAATGAACCGAGTTAAAAATAAATTAAGAACCATACTTAATCCTTAG
- a CDS encoding 1-acyl-sn-glycerol-3-phosphate acyltransferase has protein sequence MGLFKENPFGHILFLKRWLIRIAGMITHQRYKGFNTLEIEGSQIIRDLPETNVLFVSNHQTYFADVVAMFHVFNASLKGRDDSIKNMGYLWNPKLNIYYVAAKETMKQSLVAKIFAYAGSISIERTWRADGKDVNRQVKFSDISNIAMALEDGWVITFPQGTTTPWKPLRKGTAHIIKRYKPVVVPVVIDGFRRSFDKKGLRVKKKGILQSMQIKEPLEIDYDNESIDAIIEKLEYAIEQHPSFLKVIPKEELAAYEAEHQKRRYRYKRS, from the coding sequence ATGGGGCTATTTAAAGAAAATCCTTTTGGGCATATTTTATTTTTGAAGCGATGGTTGATTCGTATTGCGGGTATGATTACGCACCAACGCTATAAAGGATTCAATACTTTAGAAATTGAAGGTTCCCAGATTATAAGGGATTTACCCGAAACAAATGTATTGTTCGTAAGCAATCACCAGACTTATTTTGCAGATGTAGTAGCTATGTTTCACGTGTTCAATGCCAGCTTAAAAGGTAGGGACGACTCCATTAAGAATATGGGCTATTTGTGGAATCCAAAATTGAATATATACTACGTTGCGGCCAAAGAAACCATGAAACAGAGCCTAGTGGCCAAAATATTTGCCTATGCAGGCTCCATCAGTATTGAAAGAACTTGGAGGGCCGATGGTAAAGACGTAAACAGACAAGTGAAATTTAGCGATATAAGTAATATTGCCATGGCGCTAGAGGACGGATGGGTAATTACGTTTCCGCAAGGAACGACCACACCATGGAAACCTTTGCGCAAAGGTACGGCCCATATTATAAAAAGATATAAACCCGTTGTGGTACCTGTTGTTATAGACGGTTTTAGGCGCTCTTTTGATAAAAAGGGACTGCGGGTAAAAAAGAAAGGTATCCTCCAATCCATGCAGATAAAGGAACCACTGGAGATTGATTATGATAACGAATCCATTGATGCCATTATAGAAAAACTGGAATATGCGATTGAACAACACCCATCTTTCTTAAAGGTCATTCCAAAGGAAGAATTGGCAGCCTACGAAGCAGAACACCAAAAAAGGCGTTATCGATATAAAAGGAGCTAG
- a CDS encoding CoA pyrophosphatase has protein sequence MNFEEFYQQALKIKNLPLPGTDSHHKMSPAMRIKWLESREIEKMKPRKAGVMALFYPDLYQKTKLLLILRKTYEGVHSNQIGFPGGKVEKEDKNLLDTALRETHEEVGVPPESVEVLKQLSEVYIPPSNFLVQPFIGMYSNPKPFLIQESEVEDVVEVYLHDFLDNANLMEQKLSTSYAKNINVPAYKLNGYTVWGATAMMMSEIKELLEQVL, from the coding sequence ATGAATTTTGAAGAGTTTTATCAACAAGCTTTAAAAATAAAAAATCTACCTCTTCCTGGAACGGATTCACACCATAAAATGTCACCGGCAATGCGAATCAAATGGTTGGAATCTAGGGAGATTGAAAAAATGAAACCCAGAAAGGCAGGAGTGATGGCACTTTTTTATCCAGATTTGTACCAAAAAACAAAGTTGCTTCTTATTCTGCGTAAAACGTATGAAGGTGTACATTCCAATCAAATTGGGTTCCCAGGGGGGAAAGTGGAAAAGGAGGATAAAAATCTTTTGGATACTGCATTGCGAGAGACCCATGAAGAAGTAGGTGTTCCGCCAGAATCCGTAGAAGTATTGAAGCAACTTAGCGAGGTATATATACCACCGAGCAATTTCTTGGTGCAACCATTTATTGGCATGTATTCCAACCCTAAACCTTTTCTTATACAAGAAAGCGAAGTAGAAGACGTGGTTGAGGTCTATTTGCACGATTTTCTTGATAATGCGAATCTAATGGAACAAAAATTAAGCACTTCGTATGCTAAAAATATCAATGTACCTGCTTATAAATTAAATGGTTATACAGTTTGGGGGGCTACGGCCATGATGATGAGCGAAATCAAGGAACTTTTGGAGCAAGTCCTTTGA
- a CDS encoding peptidylprolyl isomerase, with amino-acid sequence MMLKQSALLASILLFLVSCGESSKKKSSSTKLAAIEIDSTQKKKDTVVENIEEAFVLTEENAIDFFFDYAKELKKDKVKLTTSMGSFTVQLYDNVPYHKANFIYLTEKGYFDNTQFHRIVKKFIIQGGNSDDIETARKRTKIGRYLLPPDAKKGHKHHRGVISMPSSERDNPHMLASPYEFFIVVTKPGSYHLDGSYTPFGKVISGMDIVDKINNVAVGDGDWPLQNVYILKAEVL; translated from the coding sequence ATGATGCTAAAACAATCTGCTTTGCTTGCAAGTATACTATTATTTTTGGTCTCCTGTGGTGAATCATCCAAAAAGAAAAGTTCTTCCACGAAACTTGCAGCAATAGAAATAGATTCGACCCAAAAGAAAAAGGATACGGTTGTTGAAAATATAGAAGAAGCCTTTGTTCTGACAGAAGAAAATGCAATAGATTTCTTTTTTGATTATGCAAAAGAACTAAAAAAAGATAAAGTCAAGCTTACTACAAGTATGGGCAGTTTTACTGTTCAATTATATGACAATGTCCCGTATCATAAGGCAAATTTTATCTATTTGACCGAAAAAGGATATTTTGACAATACACAGTTTCATCGTATTGTGAAGAAGTTTATCATACAGGGCGGAAATTCCGATGACATAGAAACCGCCCGTAAAAGAACCAAAATTGGACGCTATCTTCTTCCACCTGACGCAAAAAAAGGACACAAACATCATAGAGGTGTTATTTCTATGCCAAGTAGCGAAAGGGACAATCCGCATATGTTGGCCTCTCCTTATGAATTCTTTATTGTGGTGACCAAACCAGGATCCTATCATTTGGATGGATCCTACACGCCTTTTGGAAAAGTGATCAGCGGTATGGATATTGTGGATAAAATCAACAATGTTGCAGTAGGTGATGGGGATTGGCCGCTGCAAAACGTGTATATTCTAAAGGCAGAAGTACTTTGA
- a CDS encoding trimeric intracellular cation channel family protein, with amino-acid sequence MFYQTIDILGTVAFAISGVLVAMEKRLDLFGVLIIAFVTAIGGGTLRDLLIGNTPVVWIRDLTYVITIGVTVFFGVLFVNQLKYLRKSLFLFDTIGIGLYTMLGIEKGLQAGLSPVICIALGTMTASFGGVIRDILCNEIPVIFRKEIYATACILGGGSYFLLTLLPIGENYAYVAAILVVISLRLLAVKFKIRLPNIYQKEV; translated from the coding sequence ATGTTTTATCAAACTATAGATATCTTGGGAACAGTGGCGTTCGCAATTTCGGGAGTGCTCGTTGCCATGGAAAAACGTTTGGATTTATTCGGAGTGCTGATTATTGCCTTTGTTACCGCCATTGGTGGTGGAACATTACGTGATTTACTTATTGGAAACACACCAGTAGTCTGGATACGTGATTTAACTTATGTAATCACCATTGGAGTAACGGTATTTTTTGGAGTGCTTTTCGTCAATCAATTAAAATACCTTAGGAAATCCCTGTTTTTGTTCGATACCATTGGTATTGGGCTTTACACTATGCTGGGGATAGAAAAAGGCCTTCAAGCCGGACTTTCTCCTGTCATCTGCATAGCACTGGGCACGATGACCGCTAGTTTTGGCGGTGTCATACGGGATATCCTCTGTAATGAGATACCTGTCATTTTTAGAAAGGAAATCTATGCCACAGCCTGTATCTTGGGTGGAGGAAGCTATTTTTTGCTGACCTTATTGCCCATAGGTGAAAATTATGCATACGTAGCGGCGATACTCGTAGTAATTTCGCTTCGGCTCTTGGCGGTCAAATTTAAAATTAGATTGCCGAACATCTATCAAAAAGAAGTTTGA
- a CDS encoding RDD family protein: MNQFQIETAQNISISQNTSNLGERMLAYLIDSLVIIIYTILIFILLISLDIDIADQWAYYLVLSLPAFLYYLLFETFSDGKTIGKGLMSLRVVKLDGSKPSFSNYFVRWVLRIIDVSLTSGGGAVLTILIRGKGQRMGDIAAGTTVISEKKRISLRDTLLRELPDDYQPQFPQVTIFKDPEMRTIKELYDKSKLNGDHNIIISLEKRIKEVTGINTQLKPIDFVGIIIKDYIYYTQNL; this comes from the coding sequence ATGAATCAATTTCAAATAGAAACTGCCCAAAATATAAGTATAAGTCAAAATACTTCTAATCTGGGTGAGCGTATGCTGGCATATCTTATAGACAGTCTGGTCATTATCATATATACCATTTTAATTTTTATACTTTTAATTTCTTTGGATATTGATATTGCCGACCAATGGGCCTATTATTTGGTCTTGAGCCTGCCTGCATTTTTATACTATTTACTTTTTGAAACATTCTCAGATGGAAAGACCATAGGCAAGGGGCTAATGTCGCTTAGGGTGGTAAAACTAGATGGTTCCAAGCCCAGTTTTTCAAATTACTTTGTACGATGGGTACTCCGTATTATAGACGTAAGCCTAACCTCTGGAGGTGGAGCGGTTTTAACAATTTTGATTCGAGGAAAAGGCCAGCGAATGGGTGATATTGCAGCTGGTACAACGGTCATAAGCGAAAAGAAAAGGATTTCGCTGCGAGATACGCTACTAAGGGAGCTGCCCGATGATTATCAACCTCAATTTCCCCAAGTGACCATATTTAAAGACCCCGAAATGCGGACGATCAAAGAACTGTACGATAAGTCAAAATTAAATGGCGACCACAATATAATTATCTCCTTGGAAAAGCGAATCAAGGAAGTGACCGGTATCAATACACAGTTAAAACCTATTGATTTTGTTGGAATCATCATAAAGGATTATATCTACTATACCCAAAATTTATAG
- a CDS encoding stage II sporulation protein M produces the protein MHEAAFVKQNKDKWVAFENVLSNKDKLQPDKLSDLYIEITDHLSYAKTFYKGSNTEFYLNSLASQAHQKIYKTKRESKNRIITFWKTEFPSMFYHHHRELLISFLVFTFFVTVGAFSAANEGNFVRSILGNGYVNMTLENIEKGDPMAVYKQQGEFNMFLGITINNIKVAIYAFAFGIFLGIGTLMVMLQNGIMLGSFQYFFYEKGLLWESARTIWIHGTIEISVIIIAGCAGLVLANGILFPGTYTRLESFKRGVKNGLKIMVSTVPFFIIAGFLEGFVTRHTEMPDWLAILIILGSLGLILFYYIIYPNQLKRKKQHATTTIH, from the coding sequence ATGCACGAGGCTGCTTTTGTAAAGCAAAATAAGGATAAATGGGTTGCTTTTGAAAATGTTCTTAGCAATAAAGACAAGCTCCAACCCGATAAGCTTTCTGACCTCTATATTGAAATCACGGACCACCTTAGCTACGCAAAGACTTTTTATAAAGGGAGTAATACCGAGTTCTATTTAAATTCTCTAGCCTCGCAAGCGCATCAAAAGATTTATAAGACTAAACGTGAATCCAAAAATCGAATCATTACATTTTGGAAAACAGAATTTCCAAGTATGTTTTACCATCACCATAGAGAACTACTGATATCGTTTCTTGTTTTTACATTTTTTGTGACTGTCGGTGCCTTTTCAGCAGCCAATGAGGGGAATTTTGTTCGTTCTATTTTAGGAAACGGTTATGTGAACATGACGCTGGAAAACATTGAAAAAGGAGACCCTATGGCCGTTTACAAACAACAGGGCGAATTCAATATGTTTTTGGGCATTACCATTAATAATATAAAAGTGGCCATTTATGCATTTGCTTTCGGTATTTTTTTAGGTATTGGTACACTAATGGTCATGTTACAAAACGGAATAATGTTGGGAAGCTTCCAATATTTTTTCTATGAAAAAGGATTATTATGGGAATCTGCACGGACCATATGGATTCATGGCACCATCGAAATATCCGTAATCATAATTGCAGGATGCGCAGGACTTGTTCTAGCCAATGGCATATTGTTCCCTGGTACGTACACCCGATTGGAATCTTTTAAGCGAGGCGTAAAAAACGGATTAAAAATAATGGTGAGTACCGTTCCGTTTTTTATTATAGCCGGCTTTTTGGAAGGTTTTGTTACAAGACATACCGAAATGCCAGATTGGCTCGCTATACTTATCATATTGGGTTCTCTGGGCCTTATTCTATTCTATTATATCATATACCCTAACCAACTGAAAAGAAAAAAACAACATGCAACAACCACAATACATTGA